GCTGGAACTGCCCCGTGTGCATCTCCGCAGCCGCACGCCTGGCACCTCGTCAGGCTGCCACCGGCAGGGCCGCCCTGCCGCTGCTGTGGTCGAGGGGCGCCGGTATACGCATGAGGCTCCGCGTCACGTGCTGAACGTCCCGCGCTGAACGTCTCGTGCACCTGCGGCAGGCTGCGCGCGGATCGCCTGAAGGGTGATGTCGCCGGAGGCGGCCAGGCCACCGGAGAGCCGGTCGGAGTCCGGACGCCCCGGGACTGGATACGGAGGCAGGTTGGCCGGGCGCGCGGAGGAAGAGCCACCGGTTTTCGACGTGTACCGGAACCAGCCCGCGAGGACCAGCGGCAGGACGAAATAGCCGAAGCGGGTCGCCGGGATCAGGCAGATGGCGAGCCCCAGGCCGACCGCCAGCCGGTCCGCCGCCGCACGGACCGTACGGGGCGGCCGTATCAGCAGCGACAACGTCACCCCCAGCGCGGCGGCCACCAGCGCGGCCGTCGCGAGAGCGGCGCCACCCGGCACGTACACGGCCAGCAGACGGCCCGGCAGTGGGCTGGCCGCCGGCGAGCGGACCCCGCCCGCACCGAGCGGGAAGAGCACCACGTGCTCGGCGAAGGCGTGCGGGTCGGCGAGAGCGACGGGCACGACGGCCGTGGCCGCCACCGACAGCGCGGCCAGAGCCGCCCGCAACGCCGTGCGGCGGCCCGCCGTGACCGCCAGCAGGACCAGCGCCACCGGCAGCAGCGGCCACGCCGTCCACTTCAGCGCGGCCGCCACGCCCATCGCCACGCCGGCCGCCGTGCCCGAGCCGCCACGGCCGGCCAGCGCCAGACTCAGGCACATCAGCCCCACCACCGGCAGGTCCACCCCGCCGACGGCCAGCGGCAGCGCCACGGCGGGGAAGGCGGCGAGCAGCGACACCGCGCCCGCCGGCGTCGGGCCGAGCCCCCCGGCGGGGCGCCGCGCGGCGAAGAACATGCAGACCAGGAAGGTGAGGCAGAACCAGACGCGGGCGTCGGTGAGCGGACCGTCGCCGAACAGAGCGCGGGGGACGCCGAAGAGGGCCATCCCCGGGAGATACGGGTTGTAGTCCACGGTGTGGGCCGGATGCGGCAGATAGGGGCTGCCGGTGTGCAGCAACAGCGCCCCCGAGCGCTCGACGACCCCGACCTCCGATTGGGCCGCACCCGAGACGACCAGCACCACCAGCGGCACCACGACCGCCCCGAGGAGCGCGGCCGTCACCGCGGCCCGTTTCCCGGTGCGCGAGTCGCGCAGGGCGAGCAGCGCCGCCGTGCCGTATCCGGCCGCCGCGCAGGCACCCCAGACCCGGTGCGGGCCGAGCCCCGTCGTCATCGCCAGGATCACCGCGAAGACCGTGCATCCGAGCCAGTGGGCCGGAGCCCGGCGCGCGAGGGAGAAGCGCCGTCGCCCGGGCCGTGCGGGCGGGGAGGCCTGCCCGAGGTGTCCCACCCCCGTGAGGACACCTCGGGCAGTGCGTGAGGGCGGTGTCGCCGCCCCCTTCGTGAGGGTCATGTCGTCTCTCGTTGCGTCTGTGCGCAGGGACCGCGCGCTGCGGTACCGGCCCCTGGAACGAGGCCCGTGACCACCACTCCAGCGCTCGGCACGTTGTTCAGCAGCCACCGCACGCCACGGTGAACAAAACAAAGTGCCTGGTGGCGGGCGCTGCGGAACCTTGCGGGAGGAGCGGAGGGTTCCTTAGGGTGTCGGCGGCGGACACGCGTCCACGACAGGGAGGCGCGAGCGGACACGGGGAGACGGAGCACACATGGGCCGCCGGGAGACTCCGGTCGATCCGGCCGCCGGGCCGGTGCCGAAGTTCGCGTACGCCCTGCGCAAGCTCCGCCAGGAGGCCGGCGGCCCCACCTACCGCGAACTCGCCCGCCGGGCGCACTTCTCCGTGACCGCGCTCTCCCAGGCCGCGGCCGGCGAGCACCTGCCCTCGCTCCAGGTCACCCTGGCCTACGCCACGGCCTGCGGGGGCGACCCGGGGGAGTGGGAGCGCCGCTGGCAGGAGGCCGACCGGGAGGTCCGCGAGGCGGCCGCCGGCCGGGACGACGACACGGAGCCGCCCTACCAGGGACTCGCCCGCTTCGAACCCGACGACCACGACCGGTACTTCGGCCGCGACCGTCTTGTCACGGCCCTGCGGCAGCAGGTCCGCGACCGGCGCTTCACCGCGGTCTTCGGCCCCTCCGGCAGCGGCAAGTCCTCGCTCCTGCGGGCCGGACTCATCCCGGCCCTGCGTGCCGAGCGCGAACTGGCCGCGATCCGCGTTCTCACTCCGGGCCCGCATCCGGCCCGCACCCACACGGGCGCGCTTCGACCGGCGGCGACGGGCGAAACCCTCGTCGTCGTCGACCAGTTCGAGGAGGTCTTCACCCTCTGCCGGGATCCGGACGAACGCCGGGCGTTCCTCGACCTGCTGCTCGCCGCCCGGCGGCCGGAGAGCAGGCTGCGGGTCGTCATCGCCGTACGGGCGGACTTCTACGGCCGCTGCGCCGAACACCGGGGTCTGGCCGAGGCGTTGGGGGAGACGGGCCTGCTGGTCGGCCCGATGGACCCGGCCGAGCTGCGTGAGGTGATCGTCAAGCCCGCCCAGAGCGCCGGACACATCGTCGAACGGACCCTGACCGCCCGCCTGGTCGACGAGATGGCCGACGAGCCCGGCGGACTCCCGCTGCTGTCGCACGTCCTGCGCGAGACCTGGCGCCGCCGCCGCGGCCGCGCACTCACCGAGGAGGCGTACGAGGCCGCGGGCGGTGTCCACGGGGCCATCGCCCAGAGCGCCGAGGAGGTCTGGGCGGACCTGTCCCCCGAACACGCGGAACTCGCCCGCCTCGTCCTGCTGCGACTCATCACCCCGGGTGAGGGATCCCAGGACACCCGCCGCCCGGTCGACCGCGCCGAACTCGACTTCACCGGCCCGCCGAGCCCCGCCGCCACCGCCCCGTCAGCAGGACCGCCGGCCCCCGCCGACGTCTCCCTCGTCCTCGATCGTCTGGCGCGGGCCCGGCTCGTGACGCTCGACCACGGCACCGTGGACCTCGCCCACGAGGCGCTGATCACCGGCTGGCCCCGGCTGTCCGGCTGGATCGACGAGGAACGCGACCATCTGCGGGTGCACCGACGGCTGACCGAGGCGGCCCGCACCTGGGAGGAGCTCGGCCGTGATCCGGGTGCCCTGTACCGCGGCACACGGCTGGCCACGGCGCAGGAACAACTGGCCGGAGCGGCGCTCACCCAGCAGGAGCGGGTGTTCCTGACGGCCAGTGGTGCCGCGCGCCTCAGCGAGCGCCGCAGGCGCCGCGGACTCGTCGGCGCCCTCGCCACGCTTCTCGTGCTCGCACTCGTCGCCGGAGCCGCCGCCTGGCAGCAGAACCGCACCAGCGACCGCCGCCGAGTGGAGGCCGAAGCCCGTCGGGTCGCCGCCGTCGCGGACGGCATGCGGTTCTCCGATCCGCGCACCGCGATGCGGCTCAGCGTCGCCGCCGCGCGGCTGGCCGACACGACGGAGACCCGGTCGACGCTGATCGGGGCGATGGCCCAGCGGGACGAGGACGTGTTCCCGGTGCCGGGCGCGGACGCCGGTTTCGACGGCTCGGGCAACAACGTGCACCGGCTGACGGCGGACGGCAGGTCCGTGGTGTCCGTGACGGCGGACCGGGTCCGGATCTGGGACCTGCGCACGCGTCGGCTCACGCTGTCCGCGCGGGGCCCCGGCAAGCTGATGGACGGCGTCCCGGCCGCCGTGGGCCCGGACGGCCGCACCCTCGCGCTGCTGGCGGGAGACCGCATCGAGCTGTGGGACGTACGGTCCGGGCGGGTCACCAGGACGCTCCCCGGAGTGGATGCGATGGAGACCCCGTTCGACTTCAGCGGGCGCGCTCTGGTCGCCGTCGACTGGGACGACGGCGGTGTGCACGCCTACGACCCGCGCAGCGGCCGCCCGACGCTGCGGATTCCCGCACCGGACGGGGGCGTCGACGGCCTCGCCGCCAGCCCCGACGGGCGGTGGCTCGCCCTGTGCACGGGCGCTCACGCGGTGAAGCTCTGGGATCTCGCGCACCTGCGGAAGGTCTCGGCGCCGTGGACGGCGAAGGCGCGGGCCGCCCAATGCCGCGACCACGCCCTGGCGTTCACCCCCGACAGCCGCACGCTCACCGTCGCCGGCGACGACGGGATCCACGGATGGGATCTGCGCACCGGCCGCGCAACCCCGTCCTACAAGGGTGAGGGACTGACCCAGGTGTGGCCGGGCGGCACCTTCCTCGTGGGCACCGGACCCCACCGGCTCGTGGTGGCGCGGGCGGACCGCCCGCAGGTGCCCGTGCTGAGCCGGCGGATCGCGGACGAGTGGGCCGACGTCGCCTACGACCGTGCCGCGGGGGTGGTGCGCTATCTCGGCGGCTCGGCGACCGTCGTCCGCTCACTGGCCCTCGGCGCCGCCGCGACGGCTCGCCGGCGGCAGCCCGCGGCGTACCGCGCGGAACTCTCCGACGACGGCCGCGTCCTGGCCCGCACTGTGGAGACGGGCGGCAAGCGGCGGGTGCAGGTGCTCGACACCCGAGGGGGAGGGGTGGTCTTCGAACCGCCGGCGCGGCCGTGTCCCGGCACGGACTCCTGCGCCGACCTCATGGCGCTCAGCGGCGACGGCAGATATCTGGCGACCGGCCCGAACCCTTACCACTCCGAGGACAGGACGCGGCCGGACCGGGCCCGGATCACGGTCTGGGACCTCAAGACCCGTCGCGCACGCGCCGCCGTGGTCATCGGCGCCGCCGAAGACAGGCACCTCGCGGCGGACGGTCTCGCCCTCGACACCCATGGCCGCACCCTGCTGGTCTACCGGTCCCTGGAACGGCCCTCCGTGGAGGTGTGGGACGTGCGTCGGGACAAGCGGGTGAAGACCGTGCGCAGTGTCCGTCCCAGTGACGTCGTCACCTCCGCCTCGCAGGGCGTGGGCCTCGCCCTGCGGTACGACGGGGCCGCCCTGGTCACCCAGGAGGGCCTGGTCGCCGACCTGCGCGCCAGGCGCATGGAGCCGCGCGTGCTCGGCGAGGACCTGATCACCACCGCAGCCTTCGGCCCCGACGGCTCACGGCTGGCCGTGGGAGACGTCCTGGGCCGGGTCACCCTCTGGGACGGTACCGCGCGGGTGCGCCTCGGTGTGCTGGACGGCACCACGTCCGACCCGACCACGGACACCACCGGCGGGGTGACCGCGCTCGCCTTCTCCCACGACGGGCGTACGCTCGCCGTCGCCGGTTCGGCGGGCGGTCTCCAGTTGTGGGACCTGGCGTCCCAACGGCTCCTGGGGACCACCCTGCCCACCCCGGGCGACGAGATACACGCCCTCGCGTTCGGCGCCGACGGGTCGCTCCACGCCTCCGGCACCCACGTCCCCGAACAGCTGTACGACCTGAACCCGCACCATCTGCTCACCGAGGTCTGCGAGCGCGCCGGTTCGGGGCTGTCCGAGTCCGCCTGGAAGACGTATCTCCCGGATCTCCCCTACCGGCGCACCTGCTGAGGGGTTGGCCTTGGGTCAGGAGCGTGGCCTCGGGGCAGGAACGCAGACGCTGGACCACGCACCGAAGCCGCGGGACTGTCGGAGTGGGAATCGCGTGGTCAGGCGCTCCGGGGGTAAAGGATCTACCAGGAGATCCCGGAAGGGCCGTCGGCTGGAAGGGCTGTCACGTGGAACGCGCCGACTGGCTGCTCACCCCCGCTCAGCGCGGGAATCCCGCGTCGCGGGTGGACCGCCGTCATGCCGACGGTGCGGCGTGGTCCACGGGCAACGACGTCCGCCCCCTGGTACACGGGGCGGTGTACTTCGCCGAGCTGCTCGCGGCCGTGCGGGCGCAGCGGGCCGGTGACATCTTGATGTTCACGGACTGGCGGGGTGACCCCGACGAGCTGCTGGACGGTCCAAACAGCGCTATCGGCGACGTGTTGCGCGACGCCGCACGCAGGGGTGTCGTCGTGAAGGGGCTGGTGTGGCGCTCGCACCTGGATCGTTTCCAGTTCAGCGAACAGGAGAACTATCACCTGGGGGAGGAGATCGAGGAGGCGGGAGGGGAGTGCCTGCTCGACATGCGCGTGCGGCCGGGCGGCTCGCACCATCAGAAGTTCGTGGTGCTGCGCCACCCGGGTCGGCCCGAGCGGGACGTCGCCTTCGTCGGCGGGATCGATCTGTGCCACAGCCGTCGGGACGACGCCGCCCATCAAGGTGACCCGCAGGCACAACGCATCGCCAACGCCTACGGTTCCCGTCCGCCCTGGCATGACGTCCAGCTGGCGGTGCGGGGGCCCGCCGTGGGCGATGTCGAGGCCACGTTCCGTGAGCGGTGGACGGACCCGGCTCCGCTCAGTCGCAGCCCGCGCAGCCGGCTGCGGGCGGCACTCCGGGGCGAGGACACTCAGGCGGATCCGC
Above is a genomic segment from Streptomyces collinus Tu 365 containing:
- a CDS encoding glycosyltransferase 87 family protein translates to MGHLGQASPPARPGRRRFSLARRAPAHWLGCTVFAVILAMTTGLGPHRVWGACAAAGYGTAALLALRDSRTGKRAAVTAALLGAVVVPLVVLVVSGAAQSEVGVVERSGALLLHTGSPYLPHPAHTVDYNPYLPGMALFGVPRALFGDGPLTDARVWFCLTFLVCMFFAARRPAGGLGPTPAGAVSLLAAFPAVALPLAVGGVDLPVVGLMCLSLALAGRGGSGTAAGVAMGVAAALKWTAWPLLPVALVLLAVTAGRRTALRAALAALSVAATAVVPVALADPHAFAEHVVLFPLGAGGVRSPAASPLPGRLLAVYVPGGAALATAALVAAALGVTLSLLIRPPRTVRAAADRLAVGLGLAICLIPATRFGYFVLPLVLAGWFRYTSKTGGSSSARPANLPPYPVPGRPDSDRLSGGLAASGDITLQAIRAQPAAGARDVQRGTFST